A region from the Triticum urartu cultivar G1812 chromosome 1, Tu2.1, whole genome shotgun sequence genome encodes:
- the LOC125535295 gene encoding LOW QUALITY PROTEIN: E3 ubiquitin-protein ligase SGR9, amyloplastic (The sequence of the model RefSeq protein was modified relative to this genomic sequence to represent the inferred CDS: inserted 3 bases in 2 codons) gives MEASHAHSPTLSSSETIMAALLSSVPAVRLPSLVRALGADARRQRGRLAFLLLSPPHFARALARLRSMPLPAKAALLGRVLLRSLLMLLPALSPDGSXPPPPPPDARPRRRAPARGHVRLLLPGRLLRXSPVDWHALLVDDVVRNALSISGLGGTPWATVAPYLDAAAKCRRFADVVSEDRAVAGVGGDGNKNSVGRGGASHATVLALPTALGDGTPCAICREEMAPGRGEVCVLRPCGHRFHWPCARRWLARRNTCPCCRAELPAEDALAETRRLWRAVERMAGDSGGCA, from the exons ATGGAGGCCAGCCATGCCCACTCGCCGACCCTTTCCTCGTCCGAAACCATAATGGCCGCCCTCCTCTCATCCGTTCCCGCCGTGCGGCTCccttcgctggtccgggcgcttGGCGCGGACGCGCGCCGGCAGCGCGGCCGCCTCGCGTTCCTCCTCCTCTCCCCGCCGCATTTCGCCCGCGCCCTCGCGCGGCTCCGCTCCATGCCTCTCCCAGCCAAGGCCGCGCTGCTCGGCCGCGTGCTCCTCCGCTCCCTCCTCATGCTGCTCCCGGCGCTCTCCCCCGACGGCT CACCACCTCCTCCGCCTCCCGAcgcccgacctcgacgccgcgcTCCTGCTCGTGGCCATGTGCGACTCCTActccccggccgcctcctccg GTCACCCGTGGACTGGCACGCGCTGCTCGTCGACGACGTGGTGCGCAACGCGCTCTCCATCTCCGGCCTCGGCGGCACGCCCTGGGCCACCGTCGCGCCGTACCTCGACGCGGCCGCCAAGTGCCGCCGATTCGCGGACGTCGTCTCGGAGGACCGCGCCGTTGCCGGCGTCGGTGGCGATGGTAACAAAAACAGCGTGGGGCGCGGAGGTGCGTCGCACGCGACAGTGCTGGCGCTGCCGACCGCGCTCGGGGACGGGACCCCGTGCGCGATCTGCAGGGAGGAGATGGCGCCCGGGCGCGGCGAGGTGTGCGTGCTGCGGCCGTGCGGGCACCGGTTCCACTGGCCGTGCGCGCGGCGGTGGCTGGCGCGCCGCAACACCTGCCCGTGCTGCCGCGCCGAGCTGCCCGCGGAGGACGCGCTCGCCGAGACCCGGCGCCTGTGGCGCGCGGTCGAGAGGATGGCGGGAGACAGCGGCGGCTGTGCGTGA